The Vibrio navarrensis genome has a segment encoding these proteins:
- a CDS encoding HpaII family restriction endonuclease, which translates to MSIKGNIGEWSEIYTLLKVLGDEKLYAGNESLEKLKDLVYPVLKILRTEKNDEFEYSIDQNVVFITSAGKQLLKLPVSDFAQKAQKTLEKILENKKQKNTTFSIPEIENFMKQIHCSSIKASSSQKTDITIVIHDEKTKQQPVLGFSIKSQLGSPSTLLNASKATNFRFKIHGLNFDDISVVNSIQNPNKIINRISKIKEIGGKLEFDKINNSVFSNNLVLIDSSLPFIVSNILIDFYELNTSKLKELVEHLEELNPVGFDTSNNHRFYTYKIKKMLTDIALGLTPAKVWTGQYDATGGYLVVKDDGDILCYHLYNKNEFEEYLFSNTKLETASTSKHSFGEVYEDSGCYYLNLNLQIRFLK; encoded by the coding sequence ATGTCAATAAAAGGAAATATTGGAGAATGGAGTGAAATATATACCCTTCTAAAAGTATTAGGAGATGAAAAACTGTATGCTGGTAATGAATCACTTGAGAAACTTAAAGATCTTGTTTATCCAGTTCTTAAAATTTTAAGAACAGAAAAGAATGATGAATTTGAATACTCAATAGATCAAAATGTTGTATTTATTACAAGTGCAGGTAAACAACTATTAAAACTTCCAGTATCCGATTTTGCTCAAAAAGCACAAAAAACACTTGAAAAAATATTAGAAAATAAAAAACAAAAAAATACCACATTTTCAATTCCTGAAATTGAAAATTTTATGAAACAGATACATTGCAGTTCTATAAAAGCATCATCAAGCCAAAAAACCGATATAACGATAGTTATACATGATGAAAAAACAAAACAACAACCTGTTCTTGGTTTTAGTATAAAATCTCAACTTGGTTCTCCGTCAACTTTATTAAATGCCAGTAAAGCTACAAATTTTAGATTTAAAATTCATGGTTTAAATTTTGATGATATTAGTGTAGTTAATAGCATTCAAAATCCAAATAAAATTATAAATAGAATTTCTAAGATTAAGGAGATTGGTGGGAAGCTAGAATTTGATAAAATAAATAATAGTGTATTTTCAAATAATCTAGTATTAATTGATAGTTCTCTACCATTTATTGTAAGCAATATTCTTATTGATTTTTATGAATTAAACACTTCAAAATTGAAAGAATTAGTTGAGCACTTAGAAGAGCTTAACCCAGTAGGATTTGATACTTCAAATAATCATCGTTTTTATACATATAAAATTAAAAAAATGCTAACAGATATAGCATTAGGACTTACACCTGCAAAAGTATGGACTGGTCAATATGATGCAACTGGTGGTTATTTAGTCGTTAAAGATGACGGAGATATATTATGTTATCATTTATATAATAAAAATGAATTTGAAGAATATTTATTCTCAAATACTAAACTTGAAACAGCAAGTACTAGTAAACATTCTTTTGGAGAAGTATATGAAGATTCTGGATGTTATTATTTGAATCTAAATTTGCAGATAAGATTTTTAAAATAG
- a CDS encoding DNA cytosine methyltransferase: protein MVITDSFLDNVLNDQHFNKNFFEQQDKIASLTHFLHSKQVEFSEHFKEDAVSFLKSVLSWKYPEKEISDDVVQDVLNMMSNSSEMSCPFPTPNNSAFTFIDLFAGIGGFRLALQNLGGECVFSSEWDQYSKKTYKANFGKLPFGDITLSETKAAIPHSFDFLCAGFPCQAFSIAGKRGGFEDTRGTLFFDVAEIIKRHKPKAFLLENVKGLTNHDKGKTLDTILNVLREDLGYFVPEPQIINAKDFGVPQNRERIFIVGFRKDLNVNLFNYPRPKNIKTSVADILEKKEVSVKYYLSTQYLSTLKNHKKRHEDKGNGFGYQILDNNGIANAVVCGGMGRERNLVLDHKLTNFIPVTKIKGVVNREGIRKMTPREWARLQGFPDEYKIIVSDAQAYKQFGNSVAIPAVQAIAKEILDLLGIACQ from the coding sequence ATGGTAATTACAGATAGCTTTTTAGATAACGTATTGAATGATCAACATTTCAATAAAAATTTTTTCGAACAACAAGATAAAATAGCTTCTCTAACTCATTTTTTGCATAGTAAACAAGTTGAGTTTTCTGAGCATTTTAAGGAAGATGCAGTAAGTTTTCTAAAGTCAGTATTGTCTTGGAAGTATCCTGAAAAGGAAATATCTGATGATGTGGTTCAGGATGTATTAAACATGATGTCTAATAGCTCAGAAATGAGCTGTCCCTTCCCTACTCCTAATAATTCAGCTTTTACTTTTATAGACTTATTTGCTGGTATTGGAGGTTTTAGACTGGCATTACAAAATCTTGGTGGAGAATGTGTTTTTTCTAGTGAATGGGATCAGTACTCTAAAAAAACTTATAAAGCAAATTTCGGCAAATTACCATTTGGTGATATTACTTTATCAGAAACTAAAGCTGCAATACCACATTCGTTTGATTTTTTATGTGCAGGCTTCCCTTGCCAAGCATTTTCTATTGCTGGTAAGAGAGGGGGATTCGAAGATACCAGAGGGACGCTTTTCTTTGATGTGGCTGAAATCATAAAAAGACATAAACCCAAAGCATTTTTATTGGAAAATGTTAAGGGGTTAACTAATCACGATAAAGGAAAAACCTTAGACACAATACTTAATGTTTTAAGAGAAGACTTAGGCTACTTTGTTCCTGAACCTCAAATTATAAATGCAAAAGATTTTGGTGTGCCGCAAAATAGAGAAAGGATATTTATAGTTGGTTTTAGAAAAGACCTAAATGTTAATTTATTCAATTATCCTAGGCCTAAAAATATAAAAACTAGTGTTGCTGATATACTTGAAAAGAAAGAGGTTTCTGTTAAATATTATCTTTCAACACAATATTTATCTACGTTGAAGAATCATAAAAAACGACATGAAGATAAGGGAAACGGTTTTGGTTACCAAATTTTAGATAATAATGGAATTGCTAACGCTGTTGTTTGTGGAGGAATGGGACGAGAGCGTAATTTGGTTTTAGATCATAAACTGACCAACTTTATACCTGTGACAAAAATTAAAGGTGTAGTGAATCGTGAGGGGATAAGAAAAATGACCCCTAGAGAGTGGGCTAGATTACAAGGATTTCCAGATGAGTATAAAATTATTGTATCAGATGCACAAGCATATAAACAATTTGGAAACTCAGTAGCTATTCCAGCCGTTCAAGCTATAGCTAAAGAAATATTAGATTTGTTGGGGATAGCATGTCAATAA
- the ilvG gene encoding acetolactate synthase 2 catalytic subunit → MTGAELVVAALKQQGIKTVFGYPGGAIMPIYDALYDGGVEHILCRHEQGAAMAAIGMARATQDVAVCMATSGPGATNLVTGLADAFLDSVPLVAITGQVASSHIGTDAFQEMDVIGMSLSCTKHSYLVTDINELAPTLAEAFEVAKTGRPGPVIVDIAKDVQLAKAPVELLAPFTPPALPKVSQVDVARAQTLLDQSSRPVLYVGGGVQIGKATHTVREFLRLNPMPAVSTLKGLGTIERHDPHYLGMLGMHGTKAANLVVQEADLLLVVGARFDDRVTGKLETFAPHAKVIHIDIDAAEISKLRHANAPLRGDINVILPQLELTRDISPWVHHCESLRSGFKWRYDHPGELIYAPGLLKQLSDLMPDNTIVSTDVGQHQMWAAQHIQPREPQNFITSAGLGTMGFGLPAAMGAAVARPDAQSVLISGDGSIMMNIQELGTLKRRQIPVKIVLLNNQRLGMVRQWQSLFFDGRHSETILDDNPDFVMLAKAFNIPGKTITKKEEVEPALKEMLASKTAYLLHVLIDEEENVWPLVPPGASNSDMLENT, encoded by the coding sequence ATGACTGGAGCAGAGTTAGTCGTTGCCGCATTAAAACAGCAGGGCATCAAAACCGTTTTCGGCTACCCAGGTGGTGCCATCATGCCAATTTACGATGCCCTATACGATGGCGGAGTAGAACACATTCTTTGCCGACATGAACAAGGTGCGGCGATGGCAGCGATTGGTATGGCGCGAGCCACGCAAGATGTGGCGGTGTGTATGGCCACATCCGGCCCCGGCGCAACCAACCTAGTGACTGGTTTGGCGGATGCCTTCCTGGATTCAGTGCCGCTGGTGGCCATCACAGGGCAAGTCGCCAGTTCACATATCGGCACCGACGCTTTCCAAGAGATGGATGTGATTGGTATGTCGCTATCCTGTACTAAGCACAGTTACTTAGTGACCGACATCAATGAGCTGGCCCCAACCTTGGCGGAAGCCTTTGAAGTGGCCAAAACCGGACGACCGGGCCCAGTGATTGTCGATATCGCCAAAGACGTCCAGCTTGCAAAAGCGCCTGTTGAACTGCTTGCTCCTTTTACGCCTCCTGCATTACCCAAAGTCAGCCAAGTTGATGTCGCTCGAGCTCAAACACTTCTCGACCAATCCTCTCGCCCAGTGCTGTATGTGGGCGGCGGCGTGCAAATTGGCAAAGCGACCCACACGGTACGTGAGTTTTTGCGCCTTAACCCAATGCCTGCTGTTAGTACCTTAAAAGGCCTTGGCACCATTGAGCGCCACGACCCTCACTATTTGGGCATGCTTGGCATGCACGGCACCAAAGCAGCCAACCTCGTAGTGCAAGAAGCGGATCTTTTGTTGGTCGTCGGTGCACGTTTTGATGACCGTGTGACGGGCAAACTGGAGACCTTCGCTCCTCACGCCAAAGTGATCCACATCGATATCGACGCGGCAGAAATCAGTAAATTGCGTCATGCCAATGCGCCGTTACGCGGCGATATCAATGTCATCTTGCCTCAGCTCGAACTGACTCGTGATATTTCCCCTTGGGTTCATCACTGTGAAAGCCTACGCAGCGGTTTTAAGTGGCGCTACGATCATCCGGGCGAGCTTATTTACGCGCCGGGGCTACTAAAACAACTTTCAGATCTGATGCCAGACAATACCATCGTCTCCACCGATGTTGGCCAACACCAGATGTGGGCAGCGCAGCACATTCAGCCGCGCGAGCCACAAAATTTCATCACTTCTGCTGGCCTTGGCACCATGGGTTTTGGCTTGCCAGCGGCGATGGGCGCTGCGGTGGCAAGACCGGATGCACAATCGGTGCTGATCTCTGGTGATGGCTCAATCATGATGAACATCCAAGAGTTGGGTACGCTGAAGCGCCGCCAAATCCCAGTCAAAATCGTCTTGTTGAACAACCAACGTCTTGGCATGGTGCGTCAGTGGCAATCGCTGTTCTTCGATGGTCGTCACAGTGAAACCATCCTTGATGACAACCCTGATTTCGTCATGTTAGCCAAGGCCTTCAATATTCCGGGTAAAACCATTACCAAGAAAGAAGAAGTGGAACCGGCACTCAAAGAGATGCTGGCAAGCAAGACCGCTTACTTACTGCATGTGTTGATTGATGAAGAAGAAAATGTGTGGCCGCTGGTACCGCCAGGTGCGTCAAACAGTGATATGTTGGAAAACACCTAG
- the ilvM gene encoding acetolactate synthase 2 small subunit — protein MERYLLDIKADDKPVLLERVLRVIRHRGFVIKQVAATQNHESKVASVEIIVDSDRPISFLINQIEKLWDIRSVEVMKIRNDELPNNNLQQHVSA, from the coding sequence ATGGAACGTTATTTATTAGACATCAAAGCCGATGACAAACCGGTGCTGTTAGAGCGTGTTCTCCGTGTAATTCGCCACCGCGGCTTTGTGATTAAGCAAGTCGCTGCAACGCAAAACCATGAGAGCAAGGTCGCCAGTGTCGAGATCATTGTAGATAGCGATCGTCCTATCTCATTTCTCATCAATCAAATTGAAAAATTGTGGGATATTCGTAGTGTTGAGGTGATGAAGATTCGTAACGACGAGCTCCCTAACAACAATCTACAACAACACGTAAGTGCATAA
- the ilvE gene encoding branched-chain-amino-acid transaminase, with product MATKTADYIWFNGKMVPWAQANVHVLTHAMHYGTSVFEGVRCYNTPKGPIVFRHQEHAQRLKDSAKIYRFPIPYSVEEIMEATRETLRQNKLDNAYIRPLAFVGNVGLGVCPPVGSEMELIIAAFPWGSYLGEEALENGVDAMVSSWNRAAPNTIPTAAKAGGNYLSSLLVGGEARRHGYAEGIALSVDGYLSEGAGENIFVIKNGVITTPPATAAILPGITRDSIMTLAREMGYEVREANIAREALYLADEVFMTGTAAEVVPVRSVDQIQVGAGKRGPITKAVQEAYFGLFNGTTEDKWGWLDYVYPEKK from the coding sequence ATGGCAACGAAAACAGCAGATTATATCTGGTTTAATGGCAAGATGGTTCCCTGGGCACAAGCGAATGTGCACGTTCTGACTCACGCCATGCACTACGGCACCTCCGTGTTTGAAGGGGTTCGCTGTTACAACACGCCAAAAGGGCCGATTGTCTTCCGTCACCAAGAACATGCACAGCGTCTGAAAGATTCCGCCAAGATTTACCGCTTCCCAATTCCCTATTCAGTGGAAGAGATCATGGAAGCAACGCGTGAAACGCTACGTCAAAACAAGCTGGATAACGCCTACATTCGTCCACTGGCGTTTGTCGGCAACGTTGGTTTGGGAGTTTGCCCACCAGTGGGAAGCGAAATGGAGTTGATCATTGCCGCCTTCCCTTGGGGCTCTTACTTAGGGGAAGAAGCGTTGGAAAATGGCGTTGATGCCATGGTCTCAAGCTGGAACCGCGCCGCGCCAAACACCATTCCGACCGCAGCGAAAGCGGGCGGTAACTACCTCTCTTCTCTACTGGTTGGTGGTGAAGCGCGCCGTCATGGCTATGCAGAAGGGATTGCGTTAAGCGTGGATGGTTACCTTTCAGAAGGGGCGGGCGAAAATATTTTCGTGATCAAAAATGGCGTCATCACCACCCCACCAGCGACTGCGGCGATTTTGCCGGGCATCACTCGCGATTCCATCATGACGCTCGCGCGTGAGATGGGTTATGAAGTGCGTGAGGCCAACATCGCCCGTGAGGCGCTCTACTTAGCAGACGAAGTGTTTATGACGGGTACGGCCGCAGAAGTGGTTCCGGTGCGTAGCGTCGATCAAATTCAAGTGGGCGCAGGCAAACGCGGCCCAATCACCAAAGCGGTTCAAGAAGCGTACTTTGGTCTATTCAATGGCACCACCGAAGATAAGTGGGGCTGGTTAGATTACGTGTACCCAGAGAAGAAGTAG
- the ilvD gene encoding dihydroxy-acid dehydratase, giving the protein MPKYRSATTTHGRNMAGARALWRATGVKDEDFGKPIIAVVNSFTQFVPGHVHLKDLGQLVAREIEAAGGIAKEFNTIAVDDGIAMGHGGMLYSLPSRELIADSVEYMVNAHCADAMVCISNCDKITPGMLMASMRLNIPVIFVSGGPMEAGKTKLSDQIIKLDLVDAMIQGADPKVSDEQSEQIERSACPTCGSCSGMFTANSMNCLTEALGLSQPGNGSLLATHADRKELFLSAGRRIVELTKRYYEQDDESALPRNIATKAAFENAMALDIAMGGSTNTVLHLLAAAQEGEVDFDMTDIDRMSRMVPHLCKVAPSTQKYHMEDVHRAGGVVGILGELDRAGLLHNQSKTVLGLTWQEQLAQYDIMLTDSEEVKRFYRAGPAGIRTTQAFSQDCRWDTLDDDRAQGCIRTKENAFSQDGGLAVLKGNIALDGCIVKTAGVDESILKFTGPAVVFESQEDAVEGILGGKVKAGDVVVIRYEGPKGGPGMQEMLYPTTYLKSMGLGKACALLTDGRFSGGTSGLSIGHASPEAANGGAIGLVKQGDLIAIDIPNRTISLEVSDEEMAARRAEQDALGWKPVSRQREVSFALKAYASMATSADKGAVRDKSKLED; this is encoded by the coding sequence ATGCCTAAATACAGATCAGCCACCACCACTCATGGTCGCAACATGGCCGGTGCACGCGCACTCTGGCGTGCCACAGGCGTAAAAGATGAAGACTTCGGTAAACCGATTATTGCCGTAGTCAACTCCTTCACCCAGTTCGTACCGGGCCACGTACACCTAAAAGACCTTGGCCAACTGGTAGCAAGAGAAATTGAAGCGGCAGGCGGCATCGCCAAAGAATTCAACACCATAGCCGTGGATGATGGTATTGCCATGGGTCACGGCGGCATGCTCTACTCGCTGCCTTCTCGTGAACTGATTGCCGACTCGGTGGAGTATATGGTCAACGCGCACTGTGCTGATGCCATGGTGTGTATCTCCAACTGTGACAAAATCACCCCGGGAATGCTGATGGCCTCAATGCGCCTTAATATCCCGGTGATCTTTGTCTCTGGCGGGCCAATGGAAGCGGGTAAAACCAAGCTTTCGGATCAGATCATCAAGCTGGATCTGGTCGATGCCATGATCCAAGGCGCGGATCCTAAAGTCTCAGATGAGCAGAGCGAACAGATCGAGCGCAGTGCTTGCCCTACCTGTGGATCCTGCTCAGGCATGTTCACCGCCAACTCGATGAACTGCCTCACCGAAGCGCTGGGCCTTTCTCAGCCAGGTAATGGCTCCTTGCTCGCAACGCATGCTGACCGTAAAGAGCTGTTTTTAAGTGCTGGTCGTCGCATCGTTGAACTGACCAAGCGTTACTACGAACAAGATGACGAAAGCGCACTGCCACGCAACATTGCAACCAAAGCCGCATTTGAAAACGCTATGGCGCTAGACATCGCCATGGGCGGTTCCACCAACACGGTTCTGCATCTATTGGCAGCCGCCCAAGAAGGCGAAGTCGATTTTGACATGACCGACATCGATCGCATGTCACGCATGGTGCCTCACTTGTGTAAAGTTGCGCCATCCACGCAGAAATACCACATGGAAGATGTGCACCGCGCAGGTGGCGTGGTCGGTATTTTGGGTGAACTTGACCGCGCAGGTTTGCTGCACAATCAATCCAAAACCGTACTTGGCCTGACTTGGCAAGAGCAGCTTGCCCAATACGACATCATGCTCACCGATTCGGAAGAGGTGAAACGCTTCTACCGCGCAGGCCCTGCGGGCATTCGCACCACTCAAGCGTTCTCGCAAGATTGCCGCTGGGATACCTTGGATGACGATCGCGCGCAAGGCTGTATTCGCACCAAAGAAAACGCCTTTAGCCAAGATGGCGGCCTCGCCGTCCTCAAAGGCAACATTGCGCTGGATGGCTGTATCGTTAAGACCGCAGGCGTGGATGAAAGCATTCTTAAATTCACAGGTCCTGCGGTGGTTTTTGAAAGCCAAGAAGACGCGGTGGAAGGTATCTTGGGTGGCAAAGTTAAAGCAGGCGATGTGGTGGTGATTCGCTACGAAGGCCCGAAAGGTGGCCCAGGCATGCAAGAGATGCTCTACCCAACCACCTATCTGAAATCGATGGGCCTTGGCAAAGCGTGTGCGCTACTGACTGACGGACGTTTCTCTGGCGGCACGTCTGGCCTTTCTATCGGCCACGCCTCACCAGAAGCGGCCAACGGCGGCGCGATTGGTTTGGTCAAACAGGGCGACTTGATTGCCATCGACATTCCAAATCGTACTATTTCTCTTGAAGTCTCCGATGAAGAGATGGCGGCGCGGCGCGCTGAGCAAGATGCGCTCGGCTGGAAACCGGTTTCTCGTCAGCGCGAAGTGTCGTTTGCTCTCAAAGCCTATGCCAGCATGGCGACCAGCGCGGACAAAGGGGCAGTACGAGATAAGTCTAAGCTTGAGGACTAA
- the ilvA gene encoding threonine ammonia-lyase, biosynthetic, which translates to MTLTKHTGADYLRHILRAPVYEVATVTPLQEMPRLSARIGNNVQIKREDRQPVHSFKLRGAYNMVANLSQAQKDAGVIAASAGNHAQGMALSGTRLGIETTIVMPRTTPDIKVDAVRGFGGKVVLHGSNFDEAKAEAERLSQEKGYTFVPPFDHPLVIAGQGTIGMEMLQQNGHLDHIFVPVGGGGLAAGVAVLVKQLMPEIKVIAVEPEDSACLKAALDAGEPVVLDQVSMFADGVAVKRIGDETFRLCQHYIDDHITVSSDEICSAVKDIFEDTRAIAEPSGALALAGLKKYAEKHKLKGCNLGTVLSGANTNFHGLRYVSERCELGEKREGLLAVTIPERKGAFFEFCNLIGGRAVTEFNYRYNDDSLANIFVGVRLQNGQEELDGIIRDLREGGYPVVDLSEDEMAKLHVRYMIGGKPSKPLKERLYSFEFPEYPGALLKFLSTLGTHWNISLFNYRNHGADYGRVLCGFELDERDLSRFSAHLRELGYQCKDVTDNPSYRFFLS; encoded by the coding sequence ATGACCTTAACCAAACACACTGGCGCAGATTATCTGCGCCATATATTGCGCGCTCCCGTGTATGAAGTGGCGACCGTCACCCCACTGCAAGAGATGCCGCGTTTATCGGCACGTATTGGTAACAATGTGCAGATCAAACGTGAAGACCGCCAGCCGGTGCACTCGTTTAAATTGCGCGGTGCTTACAACATGGTAGCCAATCTTTCGCAAGCGCAGAAGGATGCGGGGGTGATTGCCGCCTCAGCGGGCAACCATGCGCAAGGCATGGCACTCTCTGGTACCCGTCTTGGCATTGAAACCACCATTGTGATGCCGCGTACCACGCCGGATATCAAAGTCGACGCGGTGCGCGGTTTTGGCGGCAAGGTGGTGCTGCATGGCAGCAACTTCGATGAAGCCAAAGCCGAAGCAGAACGTCTTTCACAAGAAAAAGGCTACACCTTTGTTCCCCCCTTCGATCATCCTTTGGTAATTGCCGGGCAAGGCACCATCGGCATGGAAATGCTGCAGCAAAACGGCCACCTCGACCACATTTTCGTCCCTGTTGGGGGCGGCGGTTTAGCCGCAGGTGTGGCAGTGTTGGTCAAGCAACTGATGCCGGAAATCAAAGTCATTGCAGTCGAGCCCGAAGATTCCGCTTGCCTCAAAGCCGCGCTGGATGCCGGTGAGCCCGTGGTGCTGGATCAAGTCAGCATGTTTGCTGATGGTGTGGCAGTCAAACGCATTGGCGATGAAACTTTCCGTCTATGCCAGCACTACATCGACGATCACATCACCGTTTCCAGTGATGAGATCTGCTCTGCGGTCAAAGATATTTTTGAAGACACTCGCGCCATCGCCGAGCCTTCCGGTGCCTTGGCGCTGGCGGGGCTGAAAAAGTACGCCGAGAAGCACAAGCTCAAAGGGTGCAATCTAGGTACGGTGCTTTCAGGGGCCAACACCAACTTCCACGGTTTGCGTTATGTCTCTGAGCGTTGTGAGCTGGGTGAGAAGCGCGAAGGCTTGCTGGCGGTGACCATTCCAGAGCGCAAAGGGGCGTTTTTTGAGTTCTGCAATTTGATTGGTGGACGTGCGGTAACGGAGTTTAATTACCGTTACAACGACGACTCTCTGGCCAATATTTTTGTCGGCGTTCGCCTGCAAAACGGCCAAGAGGAACTCGATGGCATCATTCGCGACTTGCGCGAGGGTGGCTACCCAGTGGTCGACCTTTCTGAGGATGAAATGGCCAAGCTGCACGTACGCTACATGATTGGTGGCAAACCCTCCAAACCACTCAAAGAGCGCTTATACAGCTTTGAATTTCCAGAATACCCAGGGGCGCTGCTGAAATTCCTCAGCACGCTGGGCACACACTGGAACATTAGCCTGTTTAACTACCGCAACCACGGGGCCGATTATGGCCGCGTACTGTGTGGTTTTGAGCTTGATGAGCGTGATTTATCCCGCTTTTCGGCCCATTTACGCGAACTTGGCTACCAATGCAAAGATGTCACGGATAACCCATCCTACCGTTTCTTTCTTTCATAA
- the punR gene encoding DNA-binding transcriptional activator PunR: MFSKQSLEMLDVVARLGSFTAAAEVLHKVPSAISYGVRQVEQELGVLLFRRLPRKVELTPAGELFIAEARMLLRQMEEVKSQTRRAAQGWQSTLKLTLDNVVKLDKLKPLVEDFYREFDFAELQINMEVFNGSWEAIAQGRADIVIGATSAIPVGGDFEVRDMGRLDWAFVMSPAHPCVRQQVLTEAFVSQFPAICLDDTSSVLPKRHTGHYPQQRRLLLPNWYSAIECLKNGVGVGYMPRHIAMPLINDGVLVEKILPDDKPLSHCCLVWRKDDNHKLIQWMVDYLGNSHQLHQDWLLSETKRPV, from the coding sequence CTCGAGATGTTAGACGTCGTGGCTCGCCTAGGCAGTTTTACCGCTGCGGCTGAGGTACTGCACAAAGTGCCTTCGGCCATCAGTTATGGTGTTCGCCAAGTGGAGCAAGAGCTGGGGGTGCTGCTGTTTCGCCGTTTACCGAGAAAAGTAGAACTGACCCCTGCAGGTGAGCTGTTCATCGCGGAAGCGCGAATGTTGCTAAGGCAGATGGAAGAGGTGAAATCGCAGACGCGGCGCGCGGCGCAAGGTTGGCAATCCACGCTCAAGTTAACATTGGATAACGTGGTCAAGCTCGACAAGCTCAAGCCTTTAGTTGAGGATTTCTATCGAGAGTTTGATTTTGCGGAGCTGCAAATCAACATGGAAGTGTTCAACGGCTCTTGGGAGGCGATTGCCCAAGGGCGCGCGGATATCGTCATCGGCGCTACCTCGGCCATTCCAGTCGGCGGTGATTTTGAAGTGCGTGATATGGGCCGTCTCGATTGGGCATTTGTCATGTCTCCGGCCCATCCTTGCGTGCGTCAGCAAGTGCTGACAGAAGCGTTTGTCAGTCAGTTTCCCGCGATCTGTTTGGATGATACCTCGAGTGTGTTGCCTAAGCGCCATACTGGCCATTATCCGCAGCAGCGTCGTTTGTTGTTGCCCAACTGGTACAGTGCCATCGAGTGTTTAAAAAATGGCGTTGGGGTGGGGTATATGCCGCGTCATATTGCTATGCCGCTGATTAACGACGGTGTGCTGGTGGAAAAAATACTGCCAGATGATAAGCCACTGAGTCACTGTTGTTTGGTGTGGCGTAAAGATGACAATCACAAGTTGATTCAGTGGATGGTCGATTACTTGGGGAACTCACATCAACTGCATCAAGATTGGTTGCTGAGCGAAACAAAACGCCCTGTATAA